A genome region from Festucalex cinctus isolate MCC-2025b chromosome 17, RoL_Fcin_1.0, whole genome shotgun sequence includes the following:
- the LOC144005199 gene encoding inhibitor of nuclear factor kappa-B kinase subunit alpha-like produces the protein MEKPPFRHNNHKCGDWELKERLGMGGFAHVYLYQHHVSNEKLAVKMCRLELTPRNKDRWSREIQIMKKLNHINVVTARDVPEEINLIALNDLPLLAMEFCSHGDLRKVLSRPENCCGLKESDVLSLLHDVGCGIQYLHENKIIHRDLKPENIVLQDVNGKLVHKIIDLGYAKDLDQGSLCTSFVGTLQYLAPELFENKAYTVSVDYWSFGTMIFECCCGFRPFLHNLQPVQWASKVRNKGPKDIMAVEEANGDVRFSTQLPYPNNLSRTLLVPIEALLQLMLKWDPVQRGGGVHPDSRKPLCFHLLDQILAMKVVHILNMTTAQVHSFQLAPDESLHGLQKRVEAESAIAVVHQELLQETGVSLDPRKPAAQCVLDGVRGWDAYMVYLFDKSASEYSGPFSARQLPEKVNDIVQEARTPLPLAVLKKVWAQALSYICGLKDDYGRLFQGQRAAMLSLLRFNTNLTRCKNSMFGFSQQLKAKLDFFRSSIQYDLEKYSDQMHYGISSEKMLKAWQENEERAAAFAQVAEVSHLDDEIMALHSEIVELQRSPYARRQGDKMEQLEERAVELYKQLKMKCKVPEADLSSDSSEMVKAIIQTVQNQDKVLKDLYTHLGKILSSKQKIIELFPRIEKTLESIKEADNTVMQMQIKRQREFWHLLKIACAQNSTRNSLAAGPESANLPQVSPWAQSAPPASAPNPLTSLPGPNDSDAAPRLLQETQKYLSQLTSLMQEAADEQAKSMVDQDWSWTKYETLSGKLKRNA, from the exons GTTGAACCACATCAACGTGGTGACGGCGCGGGACGTCCCGGAAGAAATCAACCTGATCGCCTTGAACGACCTGCCGCTGCTCGCCATGGAGTTCTGCTCGCACGGCGACCTGAGGAAG GTTCTTAGCAGGCCGGAGAACTGCTGCGGTCTGAAGGAGAGCGACGTTCTGTCCCTGCTCCACGATGTGG GTTGCGGGATCCAGTACCTGCACGAGAACAAGATCATCCACCGGGACCTGAAGCCGGAGAACATCGTGCTGCAGGATGTCAACGGAAAG CTGGTGCACAAGATCATCGACCTGGGTTACGCCAAAGATTTGGACCAGGGCAGCCTGTGTACGTCCTTCGTGGGCACGCTGCAGTACCTG GCGCCCGAGCTGTTTGAGAACAAAGCGTACACGGTGAGCGTGGACTACTGGAGCTTCGGCACCATGATCTTCGAGTGCTGCTGCGGCTTCCGCCCCTTCCTGCACAACCTACAGCCCGTGCAGTG GGCCAGCAAGGTGCGCAACAAAGGTCCAAAGGACATCATGGCGGTGGAAGAGGCCAACGGCGACGTGCGCTTCTCCACGCAGCTGCCATACCCCAACAATCTCAGCAG GACGCTGCTGGTGCCCATCGAGGCGCTGTTGCAGCTGATGCTGAAATGGGACCCGGTCCAGCGAGGAGGCGGAGTCCACCCCGACAGCAGGAAGCCTCTCTGCTTCCATCTTCTGGATCAGATCCTCGCCATGAAG GTGGTCCACATCCTCAACATGACCACGGCCCAGGTGCACTCGTTCCAGCTGGCACCCGACGAGTCGCTGCACGGCCTGCAGAAGCGCGTGGAGGCGGAGAGCGCCATCGCCGTGGTCCATCAGGAGCTGCTGCAGGAGACGGGCGTGTCGCTCGACCCCCGCAAGCCGGCCGCGCAGTGTGTTCTGGACGGCgtg CGCGGCTGGGACGCGTACATGGTTTACTTGTTCGACAAAAGCGCCAGCGAGTACTCGGGCCCCTTCAGCGCCAGGCAGCTGCCCGAGAAAGTCAACGACATCG TCCAGGAGGCGCGCACGCCGCTGCCGCTGGCCGTCCTCAAGAAGGTTTGGGCGCAGGCGCTGAGTTACATCTGCGGCCTGAAGGACGACTACGGACGCCTGTTCCAGGGCCAGCGCGCCGCCAT GCTCAGCCTCCTGCGCTTCAACACCAACCTGACGCGCTGCAAGAACAGCATGTTTGGATTCTCGCAGCAGCTGAAAGCCAAGCTGGACTTCTTCCGCAGCAGCATCCAGTACGACCTGGAGAAGTACAGCGACCAGATGCACTACGGCATCT CGTCCGAGAAGATGCTGAAGGCCTGGCAGGAGAACGAGGAGAGGGCGGCGGCCTTTGCGCAG GTGGCCGAGGTGAGCCACCTGGACGACGAGATCATGGCCCTCCACTCGGAGATCGTGGAGCTGCAACGCAGTCCGTATGCGCGGCGACAAGGAGATAAGATGGAGCAGCT GGAGGAGCGAGCAGTGGAGCTCTACAAACAGCTGAAGATGAAATGTAAAG TGCCGGAGGCAGACCTGAGCAGCGACAGTTCGGAGATGGTGAAGGCCATCATCCAGACGGTGCAGAACCAGGACAAAGTGTTGAAGGATCTCTACACGCATCTCGG TAAGATCCTGAGCAGCAAACAGAAAATCATCGAGTTGTTCCCACGGATCGAGAAGACGCTGGAGAGCATCAAGGAGGCGGACAACACCGTCATGCAGATGCAGATCAAGCGGCAGCGGGAGTTCTGGCACCTTCTCAAGATCGCCTGC GCGCAGAACTCCACCCGCAACTCGTTGGCCGCAGGTCCAGAGTCGGCCAACCTGCCTCAGGTGTCACCGTGGGCCCAGTCGGCGCCGCCAGCCAGCGCTCCTAATCCGCTCACCTCACTCCCCGGGCCCAACGACAG TGATGCGGCCCCCCGCCTGCTGCAGGAGACCCAAAAGTACCTAAGTCAGCTGACCAGCCTGATGCAGGAAGCGGCGGACGAGCAGGCCAAAAGCATGGTG GATCAAGACTGGAGTTGGACCAAGTACGAAACGTTAAGCGGCAAATTAAAGAGAAACGCGTGA
- the tubgcp2 gene encoding gamma-tubulin complex component 2 isoform X1 produces the protein MLHDNNDNSIFNTLSMLLVHDSSTMSEFRIHHHVNELLSALDVRGGDGAEGYIDLLQKHRTPYVTTTVSAHSAKVKLAEFSKTPEDFLRKYEELRSKNVRHLDPLVYLLSCLCEDSQTLQRLQQNAKDRSEACAPPSAAKVVSVTTGSSKMSMQELDELRKKLGNAAAASNAPMSAEVTRKMLRDKHNKKNPAQLNPVFPGWVYERPALLGDFVVGPAPATDPAVPVGTLAPAAQEQLVLEDLLFVLVGVDGRDVAAQPVLGRQNRSFIVDATLDTSVKELVQRILPVASYYSTVTRFVEEKSSFEYGQVNHALTAAMRTLLKEYLILVTQLEHVHRRGLLTLQKLWFYLQPTMRTMDILAAVASSVDKGECMGGATLSLLHDRTFNFTGDAQAQEVCLYLTKAASVPYFEILEKWIYRGIIRDPYSEFMVEEHELQKEKIQEDYNDKYWDQRYTIVQHRIPSFLQKMADKILSTGKYLNVVRECGRDVTCPSAKEVVYTLKERAYVEHIEKAFNYASKVLLHFLLEEKELVARLRSIKHYFLMDKGDFFVHFMDLTEEELGKPVDDIAPPRLEALLELALRMSTANTDPFKDDLKIDLMAHDVITQLLRVLAIETKQEKMVANAEAADAALSGLEAFSFDYVVKWPLSLIISRKALTRYQMLFRHMFYCKHVERLLCNVWITNKHAKPHWSHSAKWFAAAFALRQRMLNFVQNIQYYMMFEVMEPTWHLMENNLKTASNIDDVLWHHTSFLDNCMKDCMLTNPELLRIFSKLMSVCVMFAGRMQRFAQTLLLERVPDDDDEARKRSQGSKAESSEADAGLEASIVNFDNTFSLLLLDLLDKLSIFSSNNCEHSMISIIYRLDFNGFYTERLEKMAVERSHKASA, from the exons ATGCTACATGACAACAATGACAATTCAATTTTCAACACTCTTTCAATGCTGCTCGTCCATGACAG CAGCACCATGAGCGAGTTTCGGATCCACCATCACGTCAACGAGCTGCTGAGCGCGCTAGACGTGCGAGGAGGCGATGGGGCCGAAGGTTATATCGACCTCCTGCAGAAGCACCGCACGCCCTACGTCACCACCACCGTCTCCGCCCACAGCGCCAAG GTGAAGCTGGCCGAGTTCTCCAAGACACCGGAGGACTTTCTCAGGAAGTATGAGGAGCTGAGGTCCAAAAATGTCCGCCACCTGGACCCGCTGGTCTACCTGCTGTCCTGCCTGTGTGAGGACTCACAA ACTCTGCAGCGTCTGCAGCAGAACGCCAAAGATCGTTCGGAGGCGTGCGCGCCGCCATCGGCCGCCAAAGTGGTGAGCGTGACGACGGGCAGCTCCAAGATGTCCATGCAGGAGCTGGACGAGCTGCGCAAGAAGCTCGgcaacgccgccgccgcctccaatGCTCCGATG TCAGCCGAGGTGACGCGCAAGATGCTTCGGGACAAACACAACAAGAAGAACCCGGCGCAGCTCAATCCCGTCTTTCCCGGCTGGGTGTACGAGCGGCCCGCCCTCCTGGGGGACTTTGTGGTTGGCCCCGCCCCTGCCACTGATCCCGCCGTGCCTGTGG GCACGCTGGCGCCGGCGGCGCAGGAGCAGCTGGTGTTGGAGGATCTGCTCTTCGTTCTGGTGGGCGTGGACGGGCGCGACGTGGCGGCGCAGCCGGTGCTGGGCCGCCAGAACCGCTCCTTCATCGTGGACGCCACGCTGGACACGTCCGTCAAGGAGCTGGTGCAGCGCATCCTTCCCGTGGCGTCCTACTACTCCACCGTCACGCG ctttgTGGAGGAGAAGTCGTCGTTTGAGTATGGGCAGGTGAACCACGCGTTGACGGCGGCCATGCGCACTCTGCTAAAGGAGTACCTGATCCTGGTGACGCAGCTGGAGCATGTGCACCGGCGCGGTCTGCTGACCCTGCAGAAGCTCTGGTTCTACCTGCAGCCCACCATGAGGACCATGGACATCCTGGCCGCTGTCG CGTCGTCTGTGGACAAGGGCGAGTGTATGGGCGGGGCCACACTCAGCCTCCTTCACGACCGCACCTTCAACTTCACGGGCGACGCTCAGGCGCAGGAGGTGTGCCTGTACCTCACCAAGGCCGCCAGCGTGCCCTACTTTGAGATCCTGGAGAAGTGGATCTACAGGGGCATCATCCGAGACCCGTACAG CGAGTTCATGGTGGAGGAGCACGAGCTGCAGAAAGAGAAGATCCAGGAGGACTACAACGACAAGTACTGGGACCAGCGCTACACCATCGTGCAGCACCGCATCCCGTCCTTCCTGCAGAAGATGGCCGACAagatcctcagcacag GCAAGTACCTGAATGTGGTGCGCGAGTGCGGGCGCGACGTCACCTGCCCGTCGGCCAAGGAAGTGGTGTACACGCTGAAGGAGCGAGCGTACGTGGAGCACATCGAGAAGGCCTTCAACTACGCCAGCAAGGTCCTCCTGCACTTCCTGCTGGAGGAGAAGGAGCTGGTGGCACGACTCAG GTCCATCAAGCATTATTTCCTGATGGACAAAGGCGACTTCTTCGTGCACTTCATGGACCTGACGGAGGAGGAGCTCGGCAAGCCGGTGGACGACATCGCCCCGCCCCGTCTGGAGGCGCTGCTGGAGCTGGCGCTACGCATGAGCACGGCCAACACTGACCCCTTCAAGGACGACCTCAAG ATCGACCTGATGGCGCACGACGTGATCACGCAGCTGCTGCGCGTGCTGGCCATCGAGACCAAGCAGGAGAAGATGGTGGCCAACGCCGAGGCGGCCGACGCCGCCCTCAGCGGCCTGGAGGCCTTCTCCTTCGACTACGTGGTCAAGTGGCCGCTCTCGCTCATCATCAGCAG GAAGGCGCTGACAAGGTACCAGATGTTGTTCCGCCACATGTTCTACTGCAAGCACGTGGAGCGTCTGCTGTGCAACGTGTGGATCACCAACAAACATGCCAAACCTCACTGGTCGCACTCGGCCAAATG GTTTGCGGCGGCGTTTGCGCTGCGTCAGCGCATGTTGAACTTTGTGCAGAACATCCAGTACTACATGATGTTTGAGGTGATGGAGCCCACCTGGCATCTGATGGAGAACAACCTGAAAACG GCGTCCAACATCGACGACGTCCTGTGGCACCACACCAGCTTCCTAGACAACTgcatgaaggactgcatgctgaCCAATCCCGAGCTGCTGCGCATCTTCTCCAAGCTCATGTCCGTCTGCGTCATGTTCGCCGGGCGCATGCAG CGTTTCGCGCAGACCCTCCTGCTGGAGCGCGTccctgacgacgacgacgaggccCGCAAGAGGAGCCAAGGGTCAAAG GCAGAGTCGTCGGAGGCGGACGCGGGCCTGGAGGCGTCCATCGTCAACTTCGACAACACGTTCAGCCTTCTGCTGCTCGACCTGCTCGACAAACTCAGCATCTTCAGCTCCAACAACTGCGAGCACAGCATGATCAGCATCATATACAG GCTGGACTTCAACGGCTTCTACACAGAGCGTCTGGAGAAGATGGCGGTAGAGCGAAGTCACAAAGCGTCCGCGTGA
- the tubgcp2 gene encoding gamma-tubulin complex component 2 isoform X2, translated as MLHDNNDNSIFNTLSMLLVHDSSTMSEFRIHHHVNELLSALDVRGGDGAEGYIDLLQKHRTPYVTTTVSAHSAKVKLAEFSKTPEDFLRKYEELRSKNVRHLDPLVYLLSCLCEDSQTLQRLQQNAKDRSEACAPPSAAKVVSVTTGSSKMSMQELDELRKKLGNAAAASNAPMSAEVTRKMLRDKHNKKNPAQLNPVFPGWVYERPALLGDFVVGPAPATDPAVPVGTLAPAAQEQLVLEDLLFVLVGVDGRDVAAQPVLGRQNRSFIVDATLDTSVKELVQRILPVASYYSTVTRFVEEKSSFEYGQVNHALTAAMRTLLKEYLILVTQLEHVHRRGLLTLQKLWFYLQPTMRTMDILAAVASSVDKGECMGGATLSLLHDRTFNFTGDAQAQEVCLYLTKAASVPYFEILEKWIYRGIIRDPYSEFMVEEHELQKEKIQEDYNDKYWDQRYTIVQHRIPSFLQKMADKILSTGKYLNVVRECGRDVTCPSAKEVVYTLKERAYVEHIEKAFNYASKVLLHFLLEEKELVARLRSIKHYFLMDKGDFFVHFMDLTEEELGKPVDDIAPPRLEALLELALRMSTANTDPFKDDLKIDLMAHDVITQLLRVLAIETKQEKMVANAEAADAALSGLEAFSFDYVEGADKVPDVVPPHVLLQARGASAVQRVDHQQTCQTSLVALGQMVCGGVCAASAHVELCAEHPVLHDV; from the exons ATGCTACATGACAACAATGACAATTCAATTTTCAACACTCTTTCAATGCTGCTCGTCCATGACAG CAGCACCATGAGCGAGTTTCGGATCCACCATCACGTCAACGAGCTGCTGAGCGCGCTAGACGTGCGAGGAGGCGATGGGGCCGAAGGTTATATCGACCTCCTGCAGAAGCACCGCACGCCCTACGTCACCACCACCGTCTCCGCCCACAGCGCCAAG GTGAAGCTGGCCGAGTTCTCCAAGACACCGGAGGACTTTCTCAGGAAGTATGAGGAGCTGAGGTCCAAAAATGTCCGCCACCTGGACCCGCTGGTCTACCTGCTGTCCTGCCTGTGTGAGGACTCACAA ACTCTGCAGCGTCTGCAGCAGAACGCCAAAGATCGTTCGGAGGCGTGCGCGCCGCCATCGGCCGCCAAAGTGGTGAGCGTGACGACGGGCAGCTCCAAGATGTCCATGCAGGAGCTGGACGAGCTGCGCAAGAAGCTCGgcaacgccgccgccgcctccaatGCTCCGATG TCAGCCGAGGTGACGCGCAAGATGCTTCGGGACAAACACAACAAGAAGAACCCGGCGCAGCTCAATCCCGTCTTTCCCGGCTGGGTGTACGAGCGGCCCGCCCTCCTGGGGGACTTTGTGGTTGGCCCCGCCCCTGCCACTGATCCCGCCGTGCCTGTGG GCACGCTGGCGCCGGCGGCGCAGGAGCAGCTGGTGTTGGAGGATCTGCTCTTCGTTCTGGTGGGCGTGGACGGGCGCGACGTGGCGGCGCAGCCGGTGCTGGGCCGCCAGAACCGCTCCTTCATCGTGGACGCCACGCTGGACACGTCCGTCAAGGAGCTGGTGCAGCGCATCCTTCCCGTGGCGTCCTACTACTCCACCGTCACGCG ctttgTGGAGGAGAAGTCGTCGTTTGAGTATGGGCAGGTGAACCACGCGTTGACGGCGGCCATGCGCACTCTGCTAAAGGAGTACCTGATCCTGGTGACGCAGCTGGAGCATGTGCACCGGCGCGGTCTGCTGACCCTGCAGAAGCTCTGGTTCTACCTGCAGCCCACCATGAGGACCATGGACATCCTGGCCGCTGTCG CGTCGTCTGTGGACAAGGGCGAGTGTATGGGCGGGGCCACACTCAGCCTCCTTCACGACCGCACCTTCAACTTCACGGGCGACGCTCAGGCGCAGGAGGTGTGCCTGTACCTCACCAAGGCCGCCAGCGTGCCCTACTTTGAGATCCTGGAGAAGTGGATCTACAGGGGCATCATCCGAGACCCGTACAG CGAGTTCATGGTGGAGGAGCACGAGCTGCAGAAAGAGAAGATCCAGGAGGACTACAACGACAAGTACTGGGACCAGCGCTACACCATCGTGCAGCACCGCATCCCGTCCTTCCTGCAGAAGATGGCCGACAagatcctcagcacag GCAAGTACCTGAATGTGGTGCGCGAGTGCGGGCGCGACGTCACCTGCCCGTCGGCCAAGGAAGTGGTGTACACGCTGAAGGAGCGAGCGTACGTGGAGCACATCGAGAAGGCCTTCAACTACGCCAGCAAGGTCCTCCTGCACTTCCTGCTGGAGGAGAAGGAGCTGGTGGCACGACTCAG GTCCATCAAGCATTATTTCCTGATGGACAAAGGCGACTTCTTCGTGCACTTCATGGACCTGACGGAGGAGGAGCTCGGCAAGCCGGTGGACGACATCGCCCCGCCCCGTCTGGAGGCGCTGCTGGAGCTGGCGCTACGCATGAGCACGGCCAACACTGACCCCTTCAAGGACGACCTCAAG ATCGACCTGATGGCGCACGACGTGATCACGCAGCTGCTGCGCGTGCTGGCCATCGAGACCAAGCAGGAGAAGATGGTGGCCAACGCCGAGGCGGCCGACGCCGCCCTCAGCGGCCTGGAGGCCTTCTCCTTCGACTACGTG GAAGGCGCTGACAAGGTACCAGATGTTGTTCCGCCACATGTTCTACTGCAAGCACGTGGAGCGTCTGCTGTGCAACGTGTGGATCACCAACAAACATGCCAAACCTCACTGGTCGCACTCGGCCAAATG GTTTGCGGCGGCGTTTGCGCTGCGTCAGCGCATGTTGAACTTTGTGCAGAACATCCAGTACTACATGATGTTTGA